A single window of Jeotgalibacillus haloalkalitolerans DNA harbors:
- the fabG gene encoding 3-oxoacyl-[acyl-carrier-protein] reductase, translating into MKLEGKTAVVTGASRGIGRSIAIELAKNGANVVVNYSGSEEKAKETAKEVEAAGTKALVFKADVSNADDVQAMLKETVSTFGSIDILVNNAGITKDNLLMRMKEEDWDQVMDINLKSVFLTTKAAARPMMKQRKGKIINVSSIVGVMGNAGQANYVASKAGVIGLTKTSAKELAARGINVNAVAPGFIETDMTGELAEDVQASMKQMIPLDRFGKPEDIAKAVVFLASEDSDYITGQTIHIDGGMVM; encoded by the coding sequence ATGAAATTAGAAGGCAAAACAGCCGTCGTAACAGGTGCTTCACGGGGGATTGGCCGCTCGATTGCGATTGAGCTCGCTAAAAACGGAGCAAATGTAGTCGTGAACTATAGCGGCAGTGAAGAAAAAGCAAAGGAAACAGCTAAAGAGGTTGAAGCGGCCGGAACGAAGGCGCTTGTATTTAAAGCAGATGTATCAAACGCTGATGATGTTCAGGCGATGCTGAAAGAGACTGTCAGCACATTCGGCAGTATTGATATTCTGGTGAACAATGCAGGGATTACAAAAGATAACCTGCTGATGAGAATGAAGGAAGAAGACTGGGATCAGGTGATGGATATTAACCTGAAAAGTGTTTTCCTGACAACAAAAGCAGCTGCACGTCCGATGATGAAGCAGCGTAAAGGGAAAATTATCAATGTGTCATCTATTGTCGGTGTGATGGGTAACGCAGGACAGGCAAATTATGTTGCTTCGAAAGCGGGCGTGATTGGTCTTACAAAGACATCTGCTAAAGAGCTTGCTGCAAGAGGGATTAACGTGAATGCTGTTGCACCTGGTTTTATTGAAACAGATATGACCGGTGAACTTGCTGAAGATGTCCAGGCATCAATGAAACAGATGATCCCGCTTGACCGTTTTGGCAAGCCTGAGGATATCGCAAAAGCAGTTGTCTTTTTAGCATCAGAAGATTCGGATTATATTACAGGCCAGACGATTCATATAGATGGTGGAATGGTGATGTAA
- the fabD gene encoding ACP S-malonyltransferase — protein MAKIAVLFPGQGAQTVGMGNEIAQSYDAAGEIFNQASAILGEEFVTLMKEGPQEDLTKTTNAQPALLTASIAILNVLKEKGIHMDYVAGHSLGEYSALVAADAVSFQDALKTVRKRGELMEEAVPNGAGGMAAVLGMDRDALKSVTDEVTGNGEAVQLANLNCPGQIVISGTAKGVEQASALAKERGAKRCLPLNVSGPFHSSLMKPAAAKFEGELQNITISDASVPVIANVTADAVFEADKIQKLLVTQLYSPVLWEDTVEKLIDLGVDTFIEAGPGKVLSGLVKKINRRATVYPVYDQETLELALQKLGGE, from the coding sequence ATGGCGAAAATTGCAGTATTATTTCCGGGCCAGGGCGCCCAGACAGTTGGAATGGGGAATGAAATCGCGCAAAGCTATGATGCGGCGGGAGAGATTTTTAATCAGGCTTCAGCTATCCTTGGTGAAGAATTTGTCACACTGATGAAGGAAGGTCCCCAGGAAGATTTAACAAAAACAACAAATGCGCAGCCTGCTCTTTTGACTGCGAGCATTGCGATCTTAAATGTATTGAAGGAAAAAGGCATTCATATGGATTATGTCGCCGGGCACAGCTTAGGTGAATATTCCGCACTTGTTGCAGCGGATGCTGTATCTTTTCAGGACGCATTGAAGACTGTAAGAAAACGCGGTGAATTAATGGAAGAAGCTGTACCAAATGGAGCAGGCGGCATGGCGGCCGTGCTTGGGATGGACCGTGATGCACTGAAATCGGTAACGGATGAAGTAACAGGAAATGGTGAGGCTGTTCAGCTGGCTAATCTGAACTGTCCCGGGCAAATCGTTATTTCAGGCACTGCAAAAGGTGTTGAGCAGGCATCGGCACTTGCAAAAGAGCGCGGCGCTAAAAGGTGCCTTCCGTTAAATGTAAGCGGACCTTTCCATTCTTCGTTAATGAAACCTGCTGCTGCAAAGTTTGAAGGTGAACTGCAAAACATCACAATTTCAGATGCTTCAGTTCCTGTTATCGCAAATGTTACAGCTGATGCAGTATTTGAAGCGGATAAAATCCAAAAGCTTTTAGTGACACAGCTTTATTCACCTGTTCTATGGGAAGATACAGTTGAAAAGCTGATTGATCTTGGTGTAGATACATTTATTGAAGCGGGTCCGGGAAAAGTATTATCCGGTCTTGTGAAAAAAATAAATCGCAGAGCGACAGTGTATCCGGTGTATGATCAGGAAACACTTGAACTGGCACTGCAGAAGCTTGGAGGAGAATAA
- the sdaAB gene encoding L-serine ammonia-lyase, iron-sulfur-dependent subunit beta, with the protein MKYKSVFDIIGPVMIGPSSSHTAGAARIGKMARELFGRDPEWANISFYGSFAKTYKGHGTDVAIIGGIMDFETDDERIIEAKRIAREKGIRIKIREEEALTDHPNTARIKLGDKNGEMELVGISIGGGKIEIIELNGFELSLTGHHPAILVVHEDRFGAVAAVSTVLARHKMNIGKMDVSRQDVGKMALMTIEVDQHIEDALLEELKALPEVTQVTKIAD; encoded by the coding sequence ATGAAATACAAAAGTGTATTCGATATTATTGGTCCTGTCATGATTGGACCTTCATCTTCTCATACTGCCGGAGCAGCAAGAATCGGAAAAATGGCCAGGGAGCTTTTTGGGAGGGATCCTGAATGGGCAAACATTTCTTTTTACGGATCTTTTGCCAAAACCTATAAAGGTCATGGAACAGACGTTGCGATTATTGGCGGAATCATGGACTTTGAAACAGATGATGAGCGAATTATTGAAGCAAAAAGAATTGCCAGAGAAAAAGGTATCAGAATTAAAATACGCGAAGAAGAAGCGCTGACTGACCACCCAAACACTGCAAGAATTAAGCTTGGGGATAAGAACGGTGAAATGGAGCTTGTCGGGATCTCAATCGGTGGAGGGAAAATTGAAATCATCGAATTAAACGGATTTGAACTGAGTCTCACAGGACACCATCCGGCTATTCTCGTTGTGCATGAAGACCGCTTTGGCGCTGTAGCAGCAGTTTCAACTGTGTTAGCGAGACATAAAATGAACATCGGGAAAATGGATGTTTCAAGACAGGATGTCGGCAAAATGGCATTAATGACAATTGAAGTGGATCAGCATATCGAAGATGCATTGCTTGAGGAGCTAAAAGCGCTGCCTGAAGTTACACAGGTAACGAAAATTGCTGATTAA
- the acpP gene encoding acyl carrier protein, with translation MAEVLDRVTKIIVDRLGVDESEVKLEASFKEDLGADSLDVVELVMELEDEFDMEISDEDAEKIGTVGDAVSYIESKM, from the coding sequence ATGGCAGAAGTATTAGACCGCGTAACGAAAATCATCGTTGACCGTTTAGGTGTGGATGAATCTGAAGTTAAGCTTGAAGCTTCTTTCAAGGAAGATCTTGGTGCTGATTCTCTTGATGTAGTAGAATTAGTAATGGAGCTTGAAGATGAATTTGATATGGAAATTTCTGATGAAGATGCAGAAAAGATTGGTACCGTTGGAGACGCAGTGAGTTACATAGAAAGCAAAATGTAA
- the sdaAA gene encoding L-serine ammonia-lyase, iron-sulfur-dependent, subunit alpha, which translates to MFRNVAELVELAETHNKKISDIMIEQEMEVRNKTREEVFDTMDRNLTVMEEAVERGLKGVKSHSGLTGGDAVLIQNYIASGKSLSGELLLDAVSKAVATNEVNAAMGTICATPTAGSAGVVPGTLFAVQNKLNPTREEKLRFLFTSGAFGFVVANNASISGAAGGCQAEVGSAAGMAAAAITEMAGGTPAQCAEAMAITLKNMLGLVCDPVAGLVEVPCVKRNAMGAANAMVAADMALAGVTSRIPCDEVIDAMYKIGQTMPVALRETAQGGLAATPTGRELEAKIFGFSLDKKS; encoded by the coding sequence ATGTTTAGAAATGTTGCAGAGCTGGTTGAACTGGCTGAAACACATAACAAAAAAATCTCAGACATTATGATTGAACAGGAAATGGAAGTGCGTAACAAGACGCGTGAAGAAGTCTTCGATACGATGGATCGAAACCTGACTGTTATGGAAGAAGCAGTCGAACGCGGGCTTAAAGGGGTTAAATCACATTCAGGTTTAACCGGCGGCGATGCAGTATTGATCCAGAATTATATTGCATCCGGTAAATCACTTTCAGGAGAACTGCTGCTTGATGCAGTCAGTAAAGCGGTTGCTACGAATGAAGTGAATGCGGCGATGGGTACAATCTGTGCAACACCGACTGCCGGATCTGCCGGTGTTGTGCCGGGCACGCTTTTTGCTGTTCAGAACAAACTGAATCCTACGCGTGAAGAAAAGCTCAGATTTCTTTTCACTTCAGGCGCGTTCGGTTTTGTAGTGGCAAATAATGCATCCATTTCAGGTGCAGCCGGGGGATGTCAGGCAGAAGTTGGTTCTGCAGCAGGAATGGCGGCAGCAGCAATTACTGAAATGGCGGGCGGAACACCTGCGCAATGCGCTGAAGCGATGGCGATTACGCTGAAAAATATGCTTGGACTTGTTTGTGATCCGGTTGCAGGTCTTGTTGAAGTTCCGTGTGTGAAGAGAAATGCAATGGGAGCAGCAAATGCAATGGTAGCAGCGGATATGGCGCTCGCCGGTGTGACAAGCAGAATTCCGTGTGATGAAGTCATTGACGCAATGTATAAAATCGGCCAGACAATGCCGGTAGCCTTACGTGAAACAGCTCAGGGCGGATTGGCAGCGACACCTACCGGCCGGGAGCTGGAGGCGAAAATTTTTGGATTCTCTCTTGATAAAAAATCCTGA
- the plsX gene encoding phosphate acyltransferase PlsX, with protein MIIAVDAMGGDHAPGEIVKGVVKAAAGNSSLTIRLYGDEKQIQPLLGNEKNIEVIHTDEVILSTDEPVRAVRRKKNASMVLMAQAVKDKEADACVSAGNTGALMAAGLFVVGRIKGIDRPALSPTLPTIDGQGFVMLDLGANADAKPEHILQYAIMGSIYAEQVRGIKNPTVGLLNIGTEEGKGNDLTKQAYALLQESGLNFVGNVESRDLLNGVSDVVVTDGFTGNMVLKTIEGTAQALFGMLKETFTSSVKTKLAAGLVKNDLRQLKGKLDYTEYGGAGLFGLNAPVIKAHGSSNATAVYNAIKQAHTMAENDVSGKISASLNQ; from the coding sequence TTGATTATTGCAGTAGACGCTATGGGCGGGGATCACGCTCCCGGAGAAATTGTAAAGGGGGTTGTTAAGGCTGCAGCCGGAAATTCGTCTTTAACCATCAGGCTTTATGGAGATGAAAAACAAATTCAGCCTTTATTGGGTAATGAAAAAAATATTGAAGTCATACATACAGATGAAGTCATACTCTCAACGGATGAACCTGTCAGAGCGGTCAGAAGAAAGAAAAATGCTTCAATGGTCCTGATGGCGCAGGCTGTAAAGGATAAAGAAGCAGATGCCTGTGTATCAGCGGGTAACACCGGTGCATTAATGGCTGCCGGGCTCTTCGTCGTAGGAAGAATAAAAGGGATCGACCGTCCTGCGCTCTCACCTACACTCCCTACAATCGACGGTCAGGGTTTTGTTATGCTGGATCTCGGAGCAAATGCAGATGCGAAGCCTGAACATATTCTTCAATATGCAATTATGGGCAGTATTTACGCTGAACAGGTCAGGGGAATTAAAAACCCGACAGTCGGTCTGCTGAATATCGGTACTGAAGAAGGTAAAGGTAATGACCTGACGAAACAGGCATACGCACTGCTTCAGGAATCAGGCCTGAATTTTGTCGGGAATGTGGAATCACGTGATCTGCTGAACGGTGTAAGTGACGTTGTTGTTACAGACGGCTTTACTGGGAATATGGTGTTAAAAACGATTGAAGGGACTGCGCAGGCACTCTTTGGCATGCTGAAGGAGACATTTACATCATCAGTCAAAACCAAGCTTGCAGCAGGCCTTGTTAAAAATGATTTAAGACAGTTAAAAGGGAAGCTTGATTATACTGAATACGGCGGTGCAGGGTTGTTCGGATTGAATGCGCCTGTCATAAAAGCGCATGGTTCTTCCAATGCAACAGCTGTATATAATGCAATCAAGCAGGCCCATACAATGGCTGAAAATGATGTAAGCGGAAAGATATCCGCATCATTAAATCAATAA
- the fapR gene encoding transcription factor FapR — protein sequence MKRTKKERQAELTNKIEETPFVTDDELARFFDVSVQTIRLDRMELSIPELRERIKHVAEQTFEDEVRSLPIDEVIGEIIDVELDDHAISILDVQKEHVFQRNNIARGHHLFAQANSLAVALINDDLALTAKASIEFCKPVRSGERVISKAKAIRNDGRRTIVEVKSSVGKEIVFKGEFEMYRSSAEKEED from the coding sequence ATGAAACGCACAAAAAAAGAGCGTCAGGCGGAACTGACGAATAAAATCGAGGAAACACCATTTGTAACGGATGATGAGCTTGCCAGGTTTTTTGATGTCAGCGTTCAGACGATCCGGCTCGACCGTATGGAATTGTCAATTCCGGAACTGAGAGAGCGTATCAAGCATGTAGCTGAACAGACCTTTGAAGATGAAGTAAGGTCATTACCGATTGATGAAGTAATCGGGGAAATTATTGACGTGGAGCTTGATGATCACGCCATCTCTATTTTGGATGTGCAAAAAGAGCATGTCTTCCAGAGAAACAATATTGCAAGGGGACACCACCTGTTTGCGCAGGCAAACTCACTTGCTGTTGCCCTGATCAATGACGACCTTGCACTGACTGCTAAGGCGTCCATTGAATTTTGCAAGCCTGTACGTTCCGGTGAACGGGTAATTTCAAAAGCAAAAGCCATCAGGAATGATGGACGCAGAACAATTGTTGAGGTGAAGTCCTCAGTCGGCAAGGAAATTGTATTCAAAGGTGAATTTGAGATGTACCGTTCATCTGCTGAAAAGGAGGAAGATTAA
- the recG gene encoding ATP-dependent DNA helicase RecG encodes MDSLLIKNPDHPLLKPVSVLQGVGEETGSQLADMGIHTVSDLINYLPYRYDDFRLKDLSEAAHEERVTVEGSVHSEPALQFYGRKKSRLTFRLLTGPHSVKVTFFNQPYLKKKVNLHDKITVTGKWDRQRQLITAQTYKLGEGVQEELFAPVYPLKGNMTNRTLRKFIKQALELYSDSLTETLPEPLLMKYKLVNRKEALHAMHFPSSPESMKQARRRFVYEEFFYFQLKMQGLRKVEREQSEGVRFQYDADKLREFTDQLPFPLTGAQKRVLKEIFTDLTSLFRMNRLLQGDVGSGKTVVAAIALYAVITAGYQGALMVPTEILAEQHAESLSALFAETDVNVALLTSSVKGKKRKLLLEQLKQGEIDLLVGTHALIQDEVDFQNLGLVITDEQHRFGVQQRRVLREKGESPDVLFMTATPIPRTLAITVFGEMDVSIIDEMPAGRKPIETYWVKENMMNRILSFIEKELAQGRQAYVICPLIEESDKLDVQNAIDVHAQLTQYYAGRYVAGLMHGRLHPEEKEAIMKQFAENKTHILVSTTVVEVGVNVPNASVMLIYDAERFGLSQLHQLRGRVGRGSDQSYCILMADPKNEVGKERMKIMTETNDGFVLSEKDLELRGPGDFFGRKQSGMPEFRVADMVHDYRALETARDDAHQLIESDAFWHNEEYEPLRSYLQAEGVISGGKLD; translated from the coding sequence TTGGATTCTCTCTTGATAAAAAATCCTGATCATCCATTGTTGAAACCAGTTTCGGTGCTGCAGGGAGTCGGTGAAGAAACAGGATCTCAATTGGCTGATATGGGTATTCATACAGTATCAGACCTGATTAATTATCTGCCTTACCGGTATGATGATTTCAGGCTGAAAGACTTATCAGAAGCTGCTCATGAGGAGCGCGTAACCGTTGAAGGCAGTGTTCATAGTGAACCTGCCCTTCAATTTTATGGGCGTAAAAAATCGAGGCTGACATTCAGGCTGCTGACCGGACCTCATAGTGTAAAAGTGACTTTCTTCAACCAGCCCTATCTTAAAAAGAAAGTAAATCTGCACGATAAAATTACGGTCACAGGTAAGTGGGACAGACAGCGACAGTTGATTACAGCACAGACTTATAAGCTCGGAGAAGGTGTTCAGGAAGAGCTGTTCGCGCCTGTTTACCCCCTCAAAGGTAATATGACTAACAGGACATTGAGAAAGTTTATTAAGCAGGCACTTGAGCTTTACAGTGATTCCCTGACAGAGACGTTACCAGAACCGCTGTTGATGAAATATAAATTAGTTAATCGGAAAGAAGCGCTTCATGCAATGCATTTTCCTTCTTCACCTGAAAGTATGAAGCAGGCGAGAAGAAGGTTCGTTTATGAAGAATTCTTTTATTTTCAGTTGAAAATGCAGGGCTTAAGAAAAGTTGAAAGGGAACAGTCGGAAGGTGTCCGCTTTCAATATGACGCTGATAAGCTGAGGGAGTTTACAGATCAGCTACCCTTCCCGCTGACAGGCGCACAGAAAAGAGTGCTGAAGGAAATATTTACAGATCTCACTTCACTATTTAGAATGAACCGTCTGCTCCAGGGTGACGTTGGGTCAGGTAAAACAGTTGTAGCGGCAATCGCTCTTTATGCTGTCATTACAGCAGGGTATCAGGGAGCGCTGATGGTGCCAACAGAAATTCTGGCTGAACAGCACGCTGAGTCACTTTCAGCGTTGTTTGCTGAGACAGATGTAAATGTTGCCCTTTTGACAAGCTCAGTTAAAGGAAAGAAAAGAAAGCTTTTACTTGAACAGCTGAAACAGGGAGAAATTGATCTGCTCGTCGGTACGCATGCATTGATTCAGGATGAGGTGGATTTTCAGAACCTTGGACTGGTAATTACAGACGAACAGCACCGGTTTGGTGTTCAGCAAAGGCGGGTACTCCGTGAAAAAGGTGAAAGTCCTGATGTGTTATTTATGACAGCTACACCGATACCTCGAACGCTTGCAATCACAGTGTTCGGTGAAATGGATGTATCAATCATCGATGAGATGCCCGCAGGCCGAAAGCCGATCGAAACATATTGGGTAAAAGAAAACATGATGAACCGGATATTGAGTTTTATCGAAAAAGAGCTGGCTCAGGGCAGGCAGGCTTACGTGATCTGTCCATTAATCGAAGAGTCTGACAAGCTGGATGTTCAGAACGCGATCGACGTCCACGCGCAGCTCACTCAATATTATGCAGGCAGATATGTAGCGGGATTAATGCACGGCCGGCTCCACCCTGAAGAAAAAGAGGCAATCATGAAGCAGTTTGCTGAAAATAAAACGCATATCCTCGTCTCCACGACAGTAGTAGAAGTAGGGGTTAATGTGCCTAACGCTTCTGTGATGCTGATCTATGATGCAGAACGATTCGGACTCTCCCAGCTGCATCAGCTGAGAGGACGTGTCGGGCGGGGAAGTGATCAGTCATACTGCATTCTGATGGCGGATCCAAAGAACGAAGTCGGTAAAGAACGGATGAAAATCATGACTGAGACAAATGATGGATTCGTACTCAGTGAAAAAGATCTTGAGCTAAGAGGCCCCGGCGACTTCTTCGGACGCAAACAAAGCGGAATGCCTGAATTCAGAGTAGCGGACATGGTACATGATTACAGAGCACTCGAAACCGCAAGAGATGACGCACACCAGCTGATCGAAAGCGATGCATTCTGGCACAACGAAGAATACGAACCATTGCGAAGCTACCTCCAGGCAGAAGGAGTCATCAGCGGCGGAAAGCTGGATTAA
- the rnc gene encoding ribonuclease III, whose translation MGKYKREQYSRGLEQKFKEFQEKHQIQFQNQKLIMTAFTHSSYVNEHRKKPYEDNERLEFLGDAVLELSVSHYLFNKYPSMSEGEMTKLRAAIVCEPSLVIFANEMDFGNLILLGKGEEQTGGRMRPALLADVFEAFIGALYLDQGMEPVRQILEKVVFPKVDTGAFSHVMDYKSQLQEFIQRNHSGTLQYEILKEKGPAHNREFVSRVKLGDEELGTGTGRSKKEAEQHAAEQALVYLKKSGSRENK comes from the coding sequence GTGGGTAAATATAAAAGAGAGCAATACTCAAGAGGATTAGAACAAAAGTTCAAAGAATTTCAAGAGAAACATCAAATCCAGTTTCAGAATCAGAAATTAATCATGACGGCATTTACTCATTCATCATATGTGAATGAACACCGTAAAAAGCCTTATGAGGATAATGAAAGACTGGAGTTTCTGGGTGATGCTGTACTTGAATTATCAGTTTCTCATTATCTGTTTAACAAATATCCTTCTATGAGTGAAGGGGAGATGACGAAATTACGGGCGGCCATCGTATGCGAACCTTCATTGGTCATTTTTGCGAACGAAATGGACTTTGGTAATTTAATTCTGCTTGGTAAAGGGGAAGAACAGACAGGCGGCAGAATGCGACCAGCATTACTTGCTGACGTGTTTGAAGCATTTATTGGTGCGTTATATCTTGATCAGGGAATGGAGCCAGTGAGGCAGATCCTTGAAAAAGTTGTATTCCCTAAAGTAGATACCGGTGCTTTTTCGCATGTGATGGATTATAAGAGTCAGCTTCAGGAGTTTATTCAGCGTAATCATTCAGGTACGCTTCAATATGAAATATTAAAAGAAAAAGGACCTGCCCATAACCGTGAATTCGTCTCAAGAGTAAAGCTTGGAGATGAAGAACTTGGTACAGGAACCGGGCGCTCTAAAAAAGAGGCAGAACAGCATGCGGCCGAGCAGGCGCTTGTATATTTAAAAAAGTCAGGAAGCCGGGAGAATAAATAA